A window of Psychroflexus sp. ALD_RP9 contains these coding sequences:
- a CDS encoding DUF429 domain-containing protein, which produces MKLNDGQIFKTDKVNFITVDGCKGGWCIIGKINAKFIYEVSEKLEDFLKNHPEIEFVFIDIPIGLSSANFNRTIDQNLRRKLKGKTSSVFSPPCREALNKSAYREANQTNKEITGKGLSIQAYNISSKIKEVDQLILSKKFNCEYFEVHPELCFKYLNSGNVVLSKKSTIEGVEERLNLISKINLQYVEIFQSLKSNYPRKVLKQDDILDSLAIICCLHKTDRIRFIPTDQKFDSQKLRLSIIDF; this is translated from the coding sequence TTGAAATTAAACGATGGACAGATTTTTAAGACCGACAAAGTAAATTTTATAACAGTTGATGGTTGTAAAGGTGGTTGGTGCATTATTGGTAAAATAAATGCTAAATTTATTTATGAAGTTTCAGAGAAACTTGAAGATTTTTTAAAAAATCATCCAGAAATAGAATTTGTTTTTATTGATATTCCTATAGGTCTAAGTTCGGCGAATTTTAACAGAACCATAGACCAAAACTTACGGCGAAAGCTAAAAGGAAAGACTTCAAGTGTTTTTTCTCCACCTTGTCGTGAAGCTTTAAATAAGTCTGCTTATCGTGAAGCCAATCAAACTAATAAGGAAATTACAGGCAAAGGCTTATCGATTCAAGCTTACAACATTAGTTCTAAAATAAAAGAAGTCGACCAATTAATTTTATCAAAAAAATTTAACTGTGAATATTTTGAAGTGCATCCTGAACTTTGTTTCAAATATTTAAATAGTGGCAATGTTGTTTTGAGTAAAAAGTCTACGATTGAAGGTGTTGAAGAACGCTTAAATTTAATTTCTAAAATTAATCTTCAATACGTTGAAATATTTCAAAGTTTAAAATCTAATTATCCTAGAAAAGTTTTAAAACAAGATGATATTCTAGACTCACTTGCCATAATTTGTTGTTTACATAAAACTGATAGAATTCGGTTTATACCAACCGATCAAAAATTTGATTCACAAAAGCTTAGATTATCAATAATAGACTTTTAG
- a CDS encoding T9SS type A sorting domain-containing protein — translation MKFNLYFFLIIGILSLSIKAQNNCDCDFIISSANQSFPNNTNNKTVCFQGNFTYTLNWENIDNKTELCIGENVTFNSAGLNWPNSKNFTISNYGVFNYGQSIELKNQTLINNYGLMNVKVSFSGGMLNNYSGAELNINSWSAFNRGTLNNSNNSSVEIANQYTEFGHQFFLNSDGDIIVNGNFVLNSTDIILNGNNNFAKNFTNNSSNNVISGQTYIGNNFVSNQNNSNITFNSLTTIDGQLNVYSGEVTFNDGVSVLGDTQVNGGSSLIVESDSNFNKLTIYNNGEIAAYTEGCKYINIQNTAGSSGEVNAYNNATLTLNKVYDQPYNEWVLSGNVNIANECSTPETVWEGTVSSDANNPSNWSNGLPSLSVNAIIPETSNNPSLSSNLQALNLNIHQNAVLYSNGNYTLSLSGDILGSGDLIFNDGNLNFVGTERLQSIELSGILKLKNFSVNNPNSVSLNNSSIDLFGVLDLNQGNLITNYDLSKPEANLLTFKSNEGNTAIVAPSTFHVIGEVMIERYIPAQKRAFRYITSSVSTTSSIRENWQEGQNNTSNNYQNNINSNPGFGTHITGSESGNNGFDATLTGNPSMFSWDINTSNWVQIPNTDQTNLIAGKAYSLLIRGDRSTNIYSSNNALGNPTTLRMTGELISGNVDVSNNISASPGAYSLIGNPYQAQVDFKSLLKQEGTNLDKNFYYAYNPNLGSRGGYVVVDLNESPVEITPSNLDNNSNEDNYRYIQPNQAVFVKTSSDATSAPTLVFKESYKDLNTLTNEVFSTTQTPNETAKISMNLYSESLSKVVDGVKFEFKSSHSSAVTEEDALKFWNSGTTIGINNNQNYLSIDKRNYPSEDELLGFWIGNYTTGEYKFNIEVTQLNSHNAFLIDNYTGIEYQLQNNTINQVNFNVDTNISASTSSSRFNIRFNQTTLSSNEVLNSDNVKLYPNPVVNEYFRVSLPSFVNEAKIKVYNNLGQKLISEDIKSNNKISSKGLKSGVYFIEISANENTYNTKLIVK, via the coding sequence ATGAAGTTTAATTTATACTTTTTTTTAATTATAGGAATTTTGTCGTTATCGATTAAGGCACAAAATAACTGTGACTGCGATTTTATAATCTCTAGTGCTAATCAGTCTTTCCCTAATAATACAAATAACAAAACAGTTTGTTTTCAAGGTAATTTTACTTACACTCTAAATTGGGAGAATATTGACAACAAAACTGAATTATGTATAGGTGAAAATGTAACATTTAATTCAGCTGGATTGAATTGGCCAAATTCTAAAAATTTTACCATTTCTAATTATGGTGTTTTCAATTATGGTCAAAGTATTGAATTAAAAAACCAAACTTTGATTAATAACTATGGCTTAATGAACGTTAAGGTTTCATTTTCAGGTGGTATGTTGAATAATTATTCTGGAGCAGAATTAAACATTAATTCTTGGAGTGCTTTTAATAGAGGTACGCTAAATAATAGTAATAATTCTTCAGTTGAAATTGCTAATCAATATACAGAATTTGGTCATCAATTTTTTCTTAATTCAGATGGTGATATTATTGTGAATGGAAATTTTGTTTTAAATTCGACTGATATTATTCTTAATGGTAATAATAATTTTGCAAAAAATTTTACCAATAATTCGTCAAATAATGTTATTTCTGGACAAACTTACATCGGTAATAATTTTGTGAGTAACCAAAATAACTCTAACATTACTTTTAATTCACTTACAACAATTGATGGTCAATTAAACGTATATTCAGGTGAGGTGACTTTTAATGACGGTGTTTCAGTATTGGGTGATACTCAAGTTAATGGTGGTAGCTCATTAATTGTAGAAAGTGATTCTAATTTTAATAAATTAACAATTTATAATAATGGCGAAATTGCTGCTTACACAGAAGGTTGTAAGTATATTAATATACAAAATACCGCTGGTTCTAGTGGTGAGGTTAATGCCTACAATAATGCTACTTTAACTCTTAATAAGGTTTACGATCAACCTTACAATGAATGGGTTTTATCTGGTAATGTTAACATTGCCAATGAATGTAGCACACCTGAGACTGTTTGGGAAGGTACAGTTTCTAGTGATGCTAATAACCCAAGCAATTGGTCTAATGGTTTACCATCTTTATCAGTTAATGCTATTATCCCTGAAACATCTAACAACCCAAGTTTATCAAGTAACTTACAAGCACTTAATTTAAATATACACCAAAATGCTGTTCTTTACTCTAATGGGAATTACACATTAAGCCTTAGTGGTGATATTTTAGGTTCGGGAGATTTAATATTTAATGATGGTAATTTAAATTTTGTTGGAACTGAAAGATTACAATCTATTGAATTATCTGGAATATTAAAATTAAAAAACTTTTCTGTTAACAATCCAAACTCTGTGTCATTAAATAATTCTTCTATTGATTTATTTGGAGTTTTAGATTTAAATCAGGGAAATCTGATTACAAATTACGATTTGTCAAAGCCTGAAGCTAATTTATTAACTTTTAAATCTAATGAAGGCAATACAGCAATAGTTGCACCATCAACATTTCATGTTATTGGTGAAGTTATGATAGAGCGTTATATACCTGCTCAGAAAAGAGCTTTTAGATACATTACATCATCAGTAAGCACAACCTCTTCAATAAGAGAAAATTGGCAAGAAGGTCAAAATAATACTTCAAATAATTATCAAAACAATATTAATAGTAATCCTGGATTTGGCACACACATTACAGGTAGTGAAAGCGGTAACAATGGTTTTGACGCTACATTAACTGGTAACCCTTCTATGTTTAGTTGGGATATTAATACAAGTAATTGGGTTCAAATTCCTAATACAGATCAAACTAATTTGATTGCTGGTAAAGCATACAGTTTATTGATTAGAGGTGATAGAAGTACAAATATTTATTCTTCAAACAACGCTTTGGGTAATCCAACAACTTTAAGAATGACAGGAGAATTAATCTCTGGAAATGTAGATGTCTCAAATAATATTAGTGCATCACCAGGTGCTTACAGCTTAATTGGTAATCCTTATCAAGCTCAAGTAGATTTTAAGTCACTATTAAAGCAAGAAGGTACAAATCTTGATAAGAATTTTTATTATGCTTACAATCCTAATTTAGGAAGTCGTGGCGGTTACGTAGTTGTTGATTTAAATGAGTCTCCTGTTGAAATTACACCGAGTAATTTAGATAATAATTCTAATGAAGACAATTACAGATATATACAGCCCAATCAAGCTGTTTTTGTGAAAACTAGTAGTGATGCCACTTCTGCCCCAACTTTAGTTTTTAAAGAATCTTACAAAGACTTAAATACGTTGACTAATGAAGTTTTCAGTACTACTCAAACTCCTAACGAAACTGCTAAAATTAGTATGAATTTGTATAGTGAATCATTGAGTAAAGTTGTAGATGGAGTTAAATTTGAATTTAAAAGTTCGCATAGTTCTGCAGTAACTGAAGAAGATGCTCTTAAATTTTGGAATTCTGGAACAACCATCGGTATTAATAACAATCAAAATTATTTATCAATTGATAAGCGTAATTATCCATCTGAAGACGAACTCTTAGGGTTTTGGATTGGTAATTATACAACTGGAGAGTATAAATTTAATATTGAAGTAACACAATTAAACTCTCATAATGCCTTTTTGATTGATAATTATACTGGGATAGAATATCAGTTACAAAACAACACTATAAACCAAGTTAATTTTAATGTTGATACAAATATATCTGCATCAACATCAAGCTCACGATTTAATATTAGATTTAATCAAACTACATTAAGTAGTAATGAAGTTTTAAATTCTGACAACGTAAAATTATATCCTAATCCAGTTGTCAATGAGTATTTTAGAGTTTCTTTACCAAGTTTTGTTAACGAAGCTAAAATTAAAGTTTATAATAATTTAGGGCAAAAGTTAATATCAGAAGATATAAAATCTAACAATAAAATCTCATCTAAAGGTTTAAAATCTGGTGTTTATTTTATCGAAATCTCGGCAAATGAAAATACTTACAATACAAAGCTAATCGTAAAATAA
- the ytxJ gene encoding bacillithiol system redox-active protein YtxJ has product MGFFEKIFKNENNQMLDHSFENLNQEKNVEHLLEESKKNFVFIFKHSPRCGISNMVLNQFKQQIPSKTNAKFYLLNVIQNRDLSSQLAKDLNVVHESPQLIILKDEKVLSESSHSAINRINLDEFES; this is encoded by the coding sequence ATGGGATTTTTTGAAAAAATTTTTAAAAACGAAAACAATCAAATGCTTGATCACTCTTTTGAAAATTTAAATCAAGAAAAGAATGTTGAGCATTTACTTGAAGAATCTAAAAAAAACTTTGTCTTTATTTTTAAGCATTCGCCTAGATGTGGTATTAGTAATATGGTTTTGAATCAATTTAAGCAACAAATTCCTAGTAAAACGAATGCTAAATTTTATTTGTTGAATGTTATACAAAATAGGGATTTGTCATCTCAATTGGCAAAAGATTTAAATGTTGTTCACGAATCACCACAGCTTATTATTCTTAAAGATGAGAAGGTTTTAAGTGAAAGTTCTCATAGTGCTATAAATCGTATTAATTTAGATGAGTTTGAATCATAA
- a CDS encoding SLC13 family permease produces the protein MTTAAIITLVIIGLAVVLFITEIISVDLIAILIMLALVFSGVLTPEEGILGFSNKATITVAFMFVISAALLKTGALQYLAHRLSKIFRYQFDVGMLLMMLLIAIISAFVNNTPVVAVFIPVVIQIAHESGQSPSKMLIPLSFASIFGGMCTLIGTSTNILVSGISKQEISLEIGIFEMTPVALGLVVVGVIYMRFIGIKLLPNRRSDKNLSEKFNLNKYLTDVELLEDSTSVGQRIMDSDLVKDFDMDIIEVSRGETKFNLPQGDFILKSKDILKVRCNVDKIKSLKDKTKSIKLSPIKIGDDTLKETESALIEMVITSASNIHGKTLKEIDFRRKYRATPLGIKHRENIKHDNLYDTKLLSGDVILAEVKTHYIKELKRIEAEDDAPFVLLSEDHITDFNQTKFYTVSSLILLMIIIASTGFVDIMIGAISIVTLLVLLKFLSMKELYKAINWKIVFLLAGAISLGTAMHKTGLDLNIANFLTDNLGHLGPIALISGLYLSTSLLTELMSNNASAALMAPIAIATANISDYQVMPFLVAIMLAASGTFMTPIGYQTNTMVYSAGQYKFIDFFKVGIGLNLLFWLVASFLIPLFYGMI, from the coding sequence ATGACTACAGCAGCAATTATCACTTTAGTTATTATAGGCTTAGCAGTCGTTTTATTTATAACTGAAATTATCTCGGTTGATTTAATTGCGATTTTAATCATGCTTGCTTTAGTTTTTAGTGGTGTTTTAACTCCAGAAGAAGGTATTTTAGGATTTAGCAATAAAGCCACAATTACAGTAGCATTTATGTTTGTAATTAGTGCAGCATTGTTAAAAACAGGTGCTTTACAGTATTTAGCTCATCGATTATCTAAAATATTTAGATACCAATTTGATGTAGGAATGCTATTAATGATGTTACTCATTGCTATTATTTCAGCTTTTGTTAATAATACACCAGTAGTTGCTGTTTTTATACCAGTTGTTATTCAAATTGCGCATGAATCTGGCCAAAGTCCTTCTAAAATGCTGATTCCACTTTCTTTTGCTTCTATATTTGGAGGAATGTGTACTTTAATAGGTACATCAACCAATATTTTAGTTAGTGGTATTTCAAAACAAGAAATAAGTCTAGAGATAGGTATTTTTGAAATGACACCAGTAGCCTTAGGCTTAGTAGTTGTTGGTGTTATTTACATGCGATTTATCGGGATTAAATTACTACCTAACCGAAGAAGTGATAAAAATTTAAGCGAAAAATTTAATTTAAATAAATACTTAACTGATGTTGAGTTACTGGAAGATTCAACTTCAGTAGGTCAACGGATTATGGATTCAGACTTAGTTAAAGATTTTGATATGGATATTATTGAAGTCAGTCGTGGTGAAACTAAATTTAATCTTCCCCAAGGCGACTTCATACTAAAATCAAAAGATATCTTAAAAGTACGCTGTAACGTCGATAAAATTAAGTCTTTAAAGGATAAAACTAAATCAATTAAATTATCTCCTATAAAAATAGGTGATGATACTTTAAAAGAAACTGAATCGGCTTTAATTGAAATGGTAATCACATCAGCAAGTAACATACATGGTAAGACTTTAAAAGAAATAGACTTTAGGCGAAAATATCGTGCAACTCCATTAGGTATTAAACACCGTGAAAACATTAAACATGACAATTTATACGATACTAAATTATTGTCTGGTGATGTAATTTTAGCTGAAGTTAAAACGCATTACATTAAAGAATTAAAACGTATTGAAGCTGAAGATGATGCCCCTTTTGTGCTTTTATCTGAAGACCATATTACAGATTTTAATCAAACTAAATTTTACACTGTTAGCAGTCTAATTTTGTTAATGATTATTATTGCAAGTACCGGTTTTGTTGATATCATGATTGGCGCCATAAGTATTGTAACCTTACTGGTTTTGCTGAAGTTTTTAAGTATGAAAGAACTTTACAAAGCTATTAACTGGAAAATTGTATTTCTCCTTGCTGGCGCTATTAGCTTAGGTACAGCAATGCATAAAACAGGTTTAGACTTAAATATCGCAAATTTTTTGACAGACAATTTGGGTCATTTAGGTCCAATAGCCTTGATTTCTGGTCTTTACTTAAGCACATCATTATTAACTGAATTAATGTCTAATAACGCCTCAGCAGCTTTAATGGCTCCGATTGCCATAGCTACGGCTAATATTAGTGATTATCAAGTTATGCCTTTTCTCGTTGCTATTATGTTAGCAGCTTCCGGCACTTTTATGACGCCTATTGGCTACCAAACTAACACTATGGTTTACAGTGCTGGACAGTATAAGTTTATAGATTTTTTTAAAGTAGGTATAGGTCTCAATTTGTTATTTTGGCTTGTGGCTAGTTTTTTAATTCCTTTGTTTTACGGCATGATTTAA
- a CDS encoding DNA topoisomerase IV subunit B codes for MTKETKYTEDNIKSLDWKAHIRMRPGMYIGKLGDGSSADDGIYILLKEVLDNSIDEFVMGAGKTIEVSIQGSRVIVRDYGRGIPLGKVVDVVSKMNTGGKYDTKAFKKSVGLNGVGTKAVNALSSFFRVESTRDGKSVSAEFEQGELTNTEELTETSRRRGTKVSFIPDDTIFKSFNYRKEYIEKMLKNYVYLNPGLSIVFNGEKFYSEDGLKDLLSDRIAEKDRLFDIIHLKGNDIEVALTFSKAQYSEEYHSFVNGQHTTQGGTHQSAFREAIVKTVREFYGKNFDPSDVRKSIVSAISIKVMEPVFESQTKTKLGSTDMGGNLPTVRTYIVDFVKTKLDNYLHKHTDTADKLHRKILQAEKERKDLSGIRKLAKERAKKASLHNKKLRDCRIHLTDTKKENYLDTTLFITEGDSASGSITKSRNVNTQAVFSLKGKPLNSYGLSKKIVYENEEFNLLQAALNIEDSLEDLRYNNIVIATDADVDGMHIRLLIITFFLQFFPELIKEGHLYILQTPLFRVRNKKETIYCYSENERKEAIKKLSGNPEITRFKGLGEISPDEFVHFIGDDIRLDPVMLEKEQSIDDLLKFYMGKNTPDRQNFIIDNLRVEIDLLEEMAYETN; via the coding sequence ATGACTAAAGAAACAAAATACACCGAAGATAATATTAAGTCTTTAGACTGGAAAGCGCACATTAGAATGCGTCCAGGTATGTATATTGGTAAACTTGGTGATGGTTCTAGCGCAGATGATGGTATTTATATTTTACTAAAAGAAGTTCTGGATAACTCTATCGATGAATTTGTAATGGGCGCCGGCAAAACTATTGAAGTCTCTATTCAAGGTTCACGTGTCATAGTTCGTGATTATGGTCGAGGCATTCCGCTAGGTAAAGTGGTAGATGTTGTTTCAAAAATGAATACTGGCGGAAAATATGATACAAAAGCCTTTAAAAAATCAGTCGGGCTAAATGGTGTTGGTACAAAAGCAGTAAATGCTTTGTCATCATTTTTCAGGGTCGAATCTACGCGAGATGGTAAATCGGTTTCAGCTGAATTTGAACAAGGTGAACTAACAAATACAGAAGAACTTACTGAAACATCAAGAAGACGCGGAACAAAAGTTAGCTTTATTCCAGATGACACTATTTTTAAAAGCTTCAACTATAGGAAAGAGTACATTGAAAAAATGCTTAAAAATTATGTGTATTTAAATCCTGGTTTAAGCATTGTTTTTAATGGTGAAAAATTTTATTCAGAAGACGGCTTAAAAGATTTACTAAGCGATCGCATTGCTGAAAAAGATCGCTTATTTGATATTATTCACCTTAAAGGAAACGATATTGAAGTAGCACTAACTTTTAGCAAAGCACAATATAGCGAAGAATATCACTCTTTTGTTAATGGTCAACACACTACACAAGGTGGTACTCATCAATCAGCTTTTAGAGAAGCAATTGTTAAAACGGTTCGTGAATTTTATGGTAAAAATTTTGATCCAAGTGATGTAAGAAAATCTATTGTTTCAGCGATTAGTATTAAAGTGATGGAACCAGTGTTTGAAAGTCAAACCAAAACAAAACTTGGTTCTACCGATATGGGTGGAAATTTACCAACAGTAAGAACCTATATTGTAGATTTTGTAAAAACCAAACTCGATAATTACCTTCACAAACATACCGATACAGCAGATAAACTACATCGGAAAATTTTACAAGCAGAGAAAGAACGTAAAGATTTATCAGGCATTCGGAAGTTAGCAAAAGAACGCGCCAAAAAAGCAAGTCTTCATAATAAGAAATTACGTGACTGCCGAATTCATTTAACCGATACGAAAAAAGAAAATTATTTAGACACTACTTTATTCATAACAGAAGGCGACTCGGCTAGTGGAAGCATCACTAAATCACGTAATGTTAATACACAAGCAGTGTTTAGTTTAAAAGGAAAGCCTTTAAATTCATATGGTTTAAGTAAAAAAATTGTTTATGAAAATGAAGAATTTAACTTACTTCAAGCTGCCTTAAATATTGAAGACTCTCTTGAAGATTTACGATACAATAACATTGTAATAGCTACCGATGCCGATGTTGATGGCATGCACATTAGACTTTTAATAATTACCTTTTTTCTTCAGTTTTTCCCTGAACTAATTAAAGAAGGCCATTTATATATTTTACAAACGCCTTTATTTAGGGTTAGAAACAAAAAAGAAACTATTTATTGTTACTCTGAAAATGAACGCAAAGAAGCCATCAAGAAATTAAGTGGTAATCCTGAAATTACACGTTTTAAAGGTTTAGGTGAAATCTCACCCGATGAGTTTGTACATTTTATTGGTGATGATATTCGTTTAGATCCTGTTATGCTAGAAAAGGAGCAAAGCATAGATGATTTATTGAAATTCTATATGGGTAAAAACACACCTGATCGTCAAAATTTTATTATCGATAACCTTAGAGTTGAAATTGATTTACTTGAAGAAATGGCCTATGAGACTAACTAA
- a CDS encoding PhzF family phenazine biosynthesis protein encodes MTSYKFYQIDAFTSSAFEGNPAGVILIDKSWPNDEILQKIAREINLSETVFVQKLSNHKYKIRFFTPTCEVPLCGHATLSAAFVLFNKLNLKANQLIFNTMDLQFQVDYNPKNKLVKLKFPLYSLQQLPNNTKISEILDLPITELYACDNNWKMAVCENEFALQNLHVNAETLTSNAYGQLIITAKSNSEKDFVYRCFVPDLGILEDPVTGSAQCALIPYWSSILNKRELISQQVSGRKNTITAQVNANNISIFGTCTTVIVGNLMF; translated from the coding sequence ATGACAAGTTATAAATTTTATCAAATTGATGCTTTTACAAGTTCTGCATTTGAAGGCAATCCAGCTGGTGTTATTTTAATAGATAAAAGTTGGCCAAATGATGAGATATTACAAAAAATAGCCCGCGAAATTAATCTGTCTGAAACAGTTTTTGTTCAAAAATTAAGTAATCACAAATATAAAATCAGATTCTTCACTCCTACTTGTGAAGTGCCACTTTGTGGTCATGCAACACTTTCAGCAGCCTTTGTATTGTTTAATAAATTAAATTTAAAAGCAAATCAACTTATTTTTAATACTATGGATTTACAATTTCAAGTTGATTACAATCCTAAAAACAAGTTGGTTAAATTAAAATTTCCTCTCTATAGCTTGCAACAACTCCCAAATAATACAAAAATATCTGAAATTTTAGATTTGCCTATAACCGAACTTTACGCATGTGACAACAACTGGAAAATGGCAGTCTGTGAAAATGAATTTGCTTTACAAAATTTACATGTTAATGCTGAAACTTTAACATCAAATGCTTATGGACAATTAATTATAACAGCTAAATCTAATTCAGAAAAAGACTTTGTTTACCGATGTTTTGTTCCTGATTTAGGTATACTTGAAGATCCTGTTACAGGTTCAGCTCAATGTGCTTTAATACCTTACTGGAGCTCTATTTTAAACAAAAGAGAACTCATCTCTCAGCAAGTTTCTGGCAGGAAAAACACGATTACTGCTCAGGTTAATGCTAACAATATTTCAATCTTTGGAACTTGTACAACTGTTATAGTAGGTAATCTAATGTTTTAG
- a CDS encoding Rrf2 family transcriptional regulator produces MIYKSIVRHNKMLVIAKYGIIIKKIAIKSDIFVSLMISKKTKYAINALVYLAKQDERQPTRISDVSKAQNIPQKFLEAILLDLKKSGILASKKGKGGGYYLLQSPEEVNLADVMRLFDGPIAFLPCVTYKYYERCEECKDEETCGIRDVFLQVRNKTVELLKDANLAEIMQRENRLKKIL; encoded by the coding sequence ATGATTTATAAGAGTATTGTCAGGCATAATAAAATGTTAGTGATTGCAAAATACGGTATCATAATTAAAAAAATCGCTATTAAAAGTGATATATTTGTGTCGCTTATGATTTCTAAGAAAACCAAATACGCCATAAACGCTCTAGTTTACCTTGCAAAGCAAGATGAGCGACAACCAACACGAATTAGTGATGTTTCAAAAGCTCAAAACATACCTCAAAAATTTTTAGAAGCCATTTTACTTGATTTAAAAAAGTCAGGTATATTAGCTAGTAAGAAAGGAAAAGGTGGTGGCTACTATTTACTTCAATCCCCAGAAGAAGTTAATTTAGCTGATGTTATGCGATTATTTGATGGACCAATAGCTTTTTTGCCATGCGTGACATATAAATATTACGAGCGTTGTGAAGAATGTAAAGATGAAGAAACTTGTGGTATTAGAGATGTTTTTTTACAAGTTAGAAACAAAACCGTTGAACTTTTAAAAGACGCTAACTTAGCTGAAATTATGCAGCGTGAAAATAGGCTAAAAAAAATACTTTAA